One genomic window of Luteitalea pratensis includes the following:
- a CDS encoding TonB family protein yields MATPVHTYALATGMPERRRTGPDGFKRMVGVSLLVHAVLIVGVALTPASWRTRRTDPREVMTISLGGAPGPRAGGLTSMSGRPVQQAVPPKPEEKPAPIAPPAAKPPEMVEPTKAAPKPLPKPVTPPQTATDQGRAKAPSTGARVSEGQAKADTGVVSDSIGLSTGGGGTGGQINLGTFCCPAYVGEMLQIIHRNWRQQQGARGSTFMRFKIDRQGTLSEIAVARTSGNFLLDQAATRALTLTKLPPLPREYTNPTLTVDLEFNFTQ; encoded by the coding sequence GTGGCCACCCCCGTCCACACCTACGCGCTGGCCACCGGGATGCCGGAGCGTCGCCGAACCGGACCTGACGGCTTCAAACGCATGGTCGGCGTCTCGCTGCTCGTGCATGCGGTGCTCATCGTCGGCGTCGCGCTGACGCCGGCATCGTGGCGCACACGGCGGACCGATCCGCGGGAAGTCATGACGATCAGCCTCGGCGGCGCGCCGGGGCCTCGTGCCGGCGGTCTGACGTCGATGTCCGGACGGCCCGTCCAGCAGGCGGTCCCCCCCAAGCCCGAGGAGAAGCCGGCGCCGATCGCGCCGCCGGCCGCGAAGCCACCCGAGATGGTCGAGCCGACCAAGGCGGCGCCCAAGCCGTTGCCCAAGCCGGTGACCCCGCCGCAGACAGCCACCGACCAGGGACGCGCCAAGGCGCCGTCGACAGGCGCGCGCGTCAGTGAAGGTCAGGCCAAGGCCGATACCGGCGTCGTCAGCGACAGCATCGGACTGTCGACGGGCGGCGGCGGTACCGGTGGGCAAATCAACCTCGGCACCTTCTGCTGTCCGGCATACGTGGGGGAGATGCTCCAGATCATCCACCGTAACTGGCGGCAACAGCAGGGTGCGCGCGGCTCCACGTTCATGCGGTTCAAGATCGACCGACAAGGTACGCTGAGCGAAATCGCGGTGGCACGGACGAGCGGCAACTTCCTGCTGGATCAGGCCGCCACGCGGGCGCTCACGCTCACGAAATTGCCACCGTTGCCCCGCGAGTACACGAACCCGACGCTGACGGTGGACCTCGAATTCAACTTCACACAATGA
- a CDS encoding MotA/TolQ/ExbB proton channel family protein: MQTLWVCALALQELAGPAAETAETATDVISLVTRTGLIEQLVLALLVIFSIVSWGIVAYKAWAFRRADTHTRQFLDVFRRSSKFSEVQAVCRSLGESPLVGLFQAGYGELNTQLRGATGDKPATTAARPTLKSLDAVDRALLRASGTELAKLEERVGFLATTASITPFIGLFGTVWGIMTAFQAIGAVGSSNLAVVAPGIASALIATAAGLFAAIPAVYFYNHFTHKVRGFAAAMEDFSLEFLNISERNFT; encoded by the coding sequence TTGCAGACGCTCTGGGTGTGCGCTCTTGCCCTGCAAGAGCTGGCCGGACCCGCGGCGGAAACCGCGGAGACGGCGACTGACGTCATCTCTCTCGTCACCCGGACCGGGCTCATCGAGCAGCTCGTCCTCGCGCTTCTTGTCATCTTCTCGATCGTGTCCTGGGGCATCGTTGCCTACAAGGCATGGGCCTTTCGTCGGGCCGACACGCATACCAGGCAGTTCCTGGATGTGTTCCGCCGGAGCAGCAAGTTCTCCGAAGTGCAGGCGGTGTGCCGCTCGCTTGGTGAGAGTCCGCTCGTGGGCCTGTTCCAGGCCGGCTACGGTGAACTGAATACCCAGCTGCGGGGAGCGACCGGGGACAAGCCGGCCACCACAGCCGCTCGTCCAACGCTGAAGAGCCTCGATGCCGTGGACCGCGCACTGCTGCGCGCCAGCGGCACGGAGCTCGCCAAGCTCGAGGAGCGGGTGGGATTCCTGGCGACCACGGCAAGCATCACGCCCTTCATCGGCCTGTTCGGTACGGTCTGGGGCATCATGACCGCCTTCCAGGCGATCGGCGCGGTGGGTTCATCCAACCTCGCGGTCGTCGCGCCGGGTATCGCGTCGGCGCTGATCGCGACCGCCGCGGGGCTCTTCGCCGCCATTCCGGCCGTCTACTTCTACAACCACTTCACGCACAAGGTGCGCGGGTTCGCGGCGGCGATGGAGGACTTCTCGCTGGAGTTCCTCAACATCTCCGAACGCAACTTCACCTAG
- a CDS encoding biopolymer transporter ExbD: protein MPKVQAAGGGGMGRGRRGRMVAATALAEINVVPLVDVMLVLLIIFMVAAPMMTRGLDVNLPVARRSQSLSSERIFVTIPLSFGKDNRVQLDEELIRVDVLGERMRQALQGKSDKSVYLRADGAVTVQQTMTVMDALKTAGVEKVGLVSRLPGER, encoded by the coding sequence ATGCCCAAGGTACAAGCGGCCGGCGGTGGCGGGATGGGACGCGGACGACGCGGGCGGATGGTGGCGGCCACCGCCCTCGCGGAAATCAACGTCGTCCCGCTCGTGGACGTGATGCTGGTGCTGCTGATCATCTTCATGGTCGCGGCGCCGATGATGACGCGCGGCCTCGACGTGAACCTGCCAGTCGCGCGCCGATCCCAGAGCCTCAGCAGCGAACGCATCTTCGTCACGATTCCGTTGTCGTTCGGCAAGGACAACCGGGTGCAACTCGACGAGGAACTGATTCGTGTCGACGTCCTCGGCGAACGCATGCGGCAGGCGCTGCAGGGCAAGTCGGACAAGTCGGTCTACCTGCGCGCCGACGGCGCCGTCACCGTCCAGCAGACGATGACGGTGATGGATGCACTGAAGACGGCCGGCGTCGAGAAGGTCGGCCTCGTGTCGCGCCTCCCGGGGGAGCGGTAA
- the recN gene encoding DNA repair protein RecN, which yields MIRFISIRQLAVIEALDLSLEGGLTVLTGETGAGKSVLVEGIGLLLGGRASADMVRTGATAATVQAIIAAPDGTDVIVRREVSSEGRSRAFIDDVLVTAGTMRERVSAWVDLHGQHEHQTLQLPDTHLDLLDRVAGLTPARAEVESAHAAWVSARDALAATQMDARERAARIDLLSFQLGEIDKVQPLEDEDEQLAATRQVLANADRLQRLGQEAYQALYEDEHAALQTLSVVWKRLDELAHVDASVQPYAALREGLKAQLDDLAFFLRHYVSSIDASPERLQEVEDRLASLERLKRKYGPTLAAVRLHQQALAEQLAALQQPEGQLSALQATADASAEAYLTTARRLSAARRAAAGPFAGRLQQELADLSMPHAEVSFRFLEAGGEGEWSASGIDRAELLLSANPGETPRPLARVASGGELSRVMLAVKVLDAPEASGRTLIFDEVDAGIGGRVADSVGARLRALSGHAQVLCVTHLPQVAAHADEHIHISKRVAAGRTLTSAAPLRHEARVEELARMMAGDTSAALLDGARALLQAKAKGESRQGESEAVAKGESESAGRDDGRKGKGRGAKVSG from the coding sequence ATGATCCGGTTCATCAGCATCCGACAACTCGCGGTGATCGAGGCGCTCGACCTGTCACTCGAGGGCGGCCTCACCGTGCTCACCGGCGAAACCGGGGCTGGCAAGTCTGTGCTGGTCGAGGGCATCGGCTTGCTGCTCGGCGGCCGGGCTTCGGCCGACATGGTCCGCACCGGCGCTACAGCCGCCACCGTCCAGGCCATCATCGCTGCCCCGGACGGCACCGACGTGATCGTCCGTCGCGAGGTCTCCTCGGAAGGTCGCTCCAGGGCGTTCATCGACGACGTGCTGGTCACCGCGGGGACGATGAGGGAGCGGGTGTCGGCGTGGGTGGACCTGCATGGGCAGCACGAGCACCAGACGCTGCAACTGCCCGACACGCACCTGGATCTGCTCGACCGGGTCGCAGGCCTGACCCCGGCTCGGGCCGAGGTCGAATCGGCGCACGCGGCATGGGTGTCGGCTCGCGACGCCCTGGCAGCGACGCAGATGGACGCTCGCGAGCGGGCGGCACGGATCGACCTGTTGTCGTTCCAGCTGGGCGAAATCGACAAGGTCCAGCCGCTCGAGGACGAGGACGAGCAGCTGGCAGCGACGCGGCAGGTGCTCGCCAACGCCGATCGCCTCCAGCGCCTCGGTCAGGAGGCGTACCAGGCGCTCTACGAGGACGAGCACGCGGCCCTGCAGACGTTGTCGGTCGTCTGGAAGCGCCTCGATGAACTCGCGCACGTGGACGCCTCGGTCCAGCCCTACGCGGCGCTGCGCGAGGGCCTCAAGGCACAGCTGGACGACCTGGCGTTCTTCCTGAGGCACTACGTGTCGTCGATCGACGCCTCGCCGGAGCGGCTCCAGGAGGTCGAAGACCGTCTCGCGTCGCTCGAGCGGCTGAAGCGCAAGTACGGACCGACGCTCGCCGCGGTTCGCCTCCATCAGCAGGCCTTGGCCGAACAACTGGCTGCACTCCAGCAGCCCGAGGGACAGCTCTCCGCGCTGCAGGCCACCGCCGACGCCTCCGCCGAGGCCTATCTCACCACGGCGCGCCGGCTCTCCGCCGCCCGCCGGGCCGCGGCCGGCCCGTTCGCTGGAAGGCTCCAGCAGGAACTGGCGGATCTGTCGATGCCGCACGCCGAGGTGTCGTTCCGCTTCCTGGAAGCGGGTGGCGAAGGGGAGTGGTCCGCCTCCGGCATCGATCGCGCGGAACTCCTCCTGTCTGCCAATCCCGGCGAGACACCGCGTCCGCTGGCGCGGGTGGCGTCGGGCGGTGAACTCTCGCGCGTGATGCTGGCGGTCAAGGTCCTCGACGCGCCCGAGGCGTCCGGCCGGACCTTGATCTTCGACGAGGTGGACGCCGGCATCGGAGGGCGAGTCGCCGACTCGGTCGGTGCGCGCCTGCGCGCGCTCTCGGGCCACGCCCAGGTGTTGTGCGTGACGCACCTTCCACAGGTTGCCGCCCACGCCGACGAGCACATCCATATCAGCAAGCGGGTCGCCGCCGGCCGAACCCTCACCTCGGCGGCGCCGCTGCGGCACGAGGCGAGGGTCGAGGAACTGGCCCGGATGATGGCGGGGGACACCTCCGCAGCGTTGCTGGACGGTGCCCGCGCGCTCCTGCAGGCGAAAGCGAAAGGCGAAAGTCGGCAGGGCGAAAGCGAAGCGGTGGCAAAAGGCGAAAGCGAAAGTGCAGGCCGGGATGACGGCCGAAAAGGCAAGGGACGTGGCGCGAAAGTATCTGGTTGA